From the genome of Synergistaceae bacterium, one region includes:
- a CDS encoding ATP-binding cassette domain-containing protein, producing the protein MNGTNESPVIEVRGLKKYFSVKKSKLHAVDNVSLSIEAGKTLGVVGESGCGKSTLGRTILRLTEPTDGKIFFRGIDITGYGKLQMRDLRRKMQIIFQDPYSSINPRMTVADIIAQPMIVNKMFNTKKKLYDRIRELMDTVGLAARLYDSYPHELDGGRRQRIGIARALALNPEFIVCDEPVSALDVSIQAQILNLLMDLQDNMGLTYMFITHNLSVVRHISDDIAVMYLGQCIETCKSRELFKNPRHPYTRALLSAIPLPDLSLRGKPRQIIRGEITNPVDPPPGCRFAPRCDFCREACTTADPEFRQIAPDHFVACVAADEITLKQNGEVFAKSINDRK; encoded by the coding sequence ATGAACGGAACGAACGAGAGCCCCGTGATTGAGGTCCGTGGGCTCAAAAAATACTTCAGCGTAAAGAAATCGAAGCTGCACGCCGTGGACAACGTCTCCCTTTCCATTGAGGCGGGGAAAACCCTTGGCGTAGTTGGAGAATCGGGTTGCGGCAAATCGACTTTGGGAAGGACGATCCTGCGCCTCACGGAACCTACGGATGGGAAAATCTTTTTCAGGGGAATTGACATCACGGGGTACGGCAAGCTGCAGATGCGGGACCTTCGCCGGAAAATGCAGATTATTTTTCAGGACCCCTACTCCAGCATCAACCCGCGCATGACGGTGGCCGACATCATCGCACAGCCGATGATCGTCAACAAAATGTTCAACACGAAGAAAAAACTCTACGATCGCATCAGGGAGCTGATGGACACGGTAGGGCTGGCCGCCCGCCTGTACGACTCCTACCCTCACGAACTGGACGGAGGTCGTCGGCAAAGGATTGGGATCGCCAGAGCTCTTGCCCTCAACCCCGAGTTCATCGTCTGCGACGAACCCGTGTCGGCTTTGGACGTATCGATTCAGGCCCAAATTTTGAATCTTCTGATGGATCTGCAGGACAACATGGGCCTGACTTACATGTTCATCACCCACAACCTGTCGGTGGTCAGGCACATCTCCGACGACATCGCGGTCATGTACCTGGGGCAGTGCATCGAGACCTGCAAGTCGAGAGAACTGTTCAAAAACCCGCGGCACCCTTACACGCGGGCGCTGCTCTCGGCCATCCCCCTGCCCGACCTGTCCCTGCGCGGTAAACCCAGGCAAATTATCCGCGGAGAGATTACCAACCCTGTGGATCCGCCGCCGGGCTGCCGTTTCGCGCCGCGCTGCGATTTCTGCAGGGAGGCCTGCACAACAGCCGACCCCGAATTTCGTCAGATCGCCCCGGACCATTTTGTCGCCTGCGTCGCCGCAGACGAGATCACACTGAAGCAGAACGGGGAGGTGTTCGCAAAGAGCATAAACGACCGTAAATAA
- a CDS encoding ABC transporter substrate-binding protein, with product MKKFMRILFAALFCLTLAASFQGAEAARREDVNIYVEGVIPTLDPYGTGQYVAWYVFNQVYETLTTVDDSGKVQPCLATGWEASQDGLKYTFKLVKGAKFHNGETFTAEDVAYSLNTASTKPAVSSYTNMIDRAEAVDENTVTVYLKRPYAAFASNVSELPIVNKKFYSEHENLYNIACGTGAYRLVEADPNSEIKLTRFDEYRQGPAKIRDITFKIITDSTTASIAFETGELDFLMVYNVSNFPPLRDSGKYNAQLCATFHTAYIELNNELKPFDNKLVRQALTYAVDRETIIQVAYDGMAVPARMNVSENSFGADFSDAMTFEFSPEKAKKLLAEAGYPDGIDFTAMGFEFDYISGSYHEKIAQCIQQTWAECGVRINLRASENVSTNAAKGNYAVCTMGNSFTGDMSYTATMYASSAINASNHARYSNPRVDELYKLGDATTNSADRLKYYKEICNTVIEDCPYISIQHKQIPYVWVKDLNAVPHLSSGHPWYVYEWSWN from the coding sequence ATGAAAAAGTTTATGCGAATTTTGTTCGCCGCCCTGTTCTGTCTGACCCTGGCGGCTTCTTTTCAGGGCGCGGAGGCGGCCCGGCGCGAGGACGTCAACATTTACGTGGAGGGCGTCATCCCGACGCTGGATCCATACGGCACCGGACAATACGTCGCCTGGTATGTTTTCAACCAGGTTTACGAGACGCTGACCACCGTTGACGACTCAGGCAAAGTGCAGCCGTGTCTCGCCACAGGCTGGGAGGCGTCCCAGGACGGGTTGAAGTACACTTTTAAACTCGTCAAAGGCGCGAAATTCCACAACGGAGAAACTTTTACCGCCGAGGACGTGGCCTACAGCCTGAATACCGCCTCCACAAAACCCGCCGTCAGTTCTTACACCAACATGATCGACCGGGCCGAGGCCGTCGATGAAAATACCGTAACCGTCTATCTCAAACGGCCTTACGCCGCTTTCGCCTCCAACGTGTCGGAGCTGCCCATCGTAAACAAAAAGTTCTACTCCGAACACGAGAACCTGTACAACATCGCCTGCGGCACCGGAGCGTACAGGCTGGTGGAAGCCGATCCCAACTCCGAAATCAAGCTTACTCGCTTTGACGAATACCGTCAGGGCCCGGCGAAAATCAGGGACATCACGTTTAAGATCATCACCGACTCAACCACCGCCTCCATCGCTTTCGAGACGGGAGAGCTGGATTTCCTCATGGTCTACAACGTCTCCAACTTCCCGCCCCTGAGGGACAGCGGCAAGTACAACGCGCAGTTGTGCGCGACGTTCCACACGGCCTACATCGAACTGAACAACGAGCTCAAACCATTTGACAACAAGCTCGTGCGTCAGGCTTTGACTTACGCCGTGGACAGGGAGACGATCATTCAGGTCGCTTACGACGGCATGGCAGTTCCCGCTCGTATGAACGTCAGCGAAAACAGTTTCGGCGCTGATTTTTCGGACGCCATGACGTTCGAGTTCAGTCCGGAAAAAGCGAAGAAGCTCCTGGCCGAAGCCGGTTATCCCGACGGCATTGACTTCACCGCCATGGGCTTTGAGTTCGACTATATTTCGGGCAGCTATCACGAGAAAATCGCCCAGTGCATCCAACAGACATGGGCGGAGTGCGGAGTCAGGATCAATCTGAGAGCATCGGAAAACGTCTCCACCAACGCCGCGAAGGGAAATTACGCCGTATGCACAATGGGCAACTCCTTTACGGGCGACATGTCCTACACGGCAACCATGTACGCTTCCTCGGCGATCAACGCATCAAACCACGCCAGGTATTCCAATCCGCGCGTGGACGAGCTGTACAAGCTGGGAGATGCCACCACAAACAGCGCCGATCGTCTTAAATATTACAAGGAAATCTGCAATACCGTCATTGAGGACTGCCCCTACATCTCCATCCAGCACAAGCAGATCCCCTACGTCTGGGTAAAGGATCTGAACGCCGTTCCGCACCTTTCCTCCGGGCATCCCTGGTACGTCTACGAATGGAGCTGGAACTGA
- a CDS encoding class A beta-lactamase-related serine hydrolase, protein MNKEYSLEKRILRETEGFSGHMGVCADDLRGGVVAVNADEEFETASTIKAFILADLFRRVHEGTKKLSEKLPYTSENYLKGSGVMRYFDFGDEMSAKNVATLMIIVSDNVATNIIIDYLGLDSINDTIQSLGFRRTKLLRKLCDQAQSPLGITTPREYGRLFALVAREELISPEASRGMLDIFKAQQLNNILVNWLPPYYLTEDSFPEAPDQKTFVASKSGSLKSCRNDGGIVGTPFGRYAVAIMTRDFHDKLYHKFHEALNYGSRVARLLYDQYLALEGRFFLK, encoded by the coding sequence GTGAACAAAGAATATAGTCTGGAAAAAAGGATTCTTCGGGAAACGGAAGGATTTTCGGGGCATATGGGAGTCTGCGCCGATGATTTGCGGGGCGGCGTCGTGGCCGTCAACGCGGACGAGGAGTTCGAGACTGCCAGCACCATCAAAGCGTTTATTCTGGCGGACCTGTTCCGCAGAGTGCATGAGGGAACGAAAAAACTGAGCGAGAAACTGCCCTATACCAGCGAAAACTACCTCAAAGGCAGCGGAGTGATGCGCTACTTCGACTTCGGCGACGAGATGTCCGCCAAAAACGTCGCGACCCTGATGATCATCGTCAGCGACAACGTGGCCACGAACATCATCATCGACTATCTGGGCCTGGACAGCATCAACGACACCATACAGTCTTTGGGCTTCCGCCGGACAAAACTCCTGCGCAAGCTGTGCGACCAGGCACAGTCCCCCCTGGGAATCACGACTCCGAGAGAATATGGACGGCTTTTCGCTCTGGTGGCCAGAGAAGAACTGATCAGCCCGGAGGCGTCGCGGGGTATGCTCGATATTTTCAAGGCGCAGCAGCTGAATAACATCCTGGTTAACTGGCTGCCGCCCTACTACCTGACCGAGGATTCGTTTCCCGAAGCTCCGGACCAGAAAACTTTCGTCGCGTCCAAGAGCGGCAGCCTGAAATCCTGCCGGAATGACGGCGGCATCGTCGGCACGCCTTTCGGACGGTACGCAGTGGCCATCATGACCAGGGACTTCCACGACAAACTTTATCATAAATTCCACGAAGCTCTCAATTACGGCTCAAGAGTCGCTCGATTGCTTTACGACCAGTATCTGGCGCTGGAAGGGCGCTTTTTCCTGAAATAG